Proteins from one Sporocytophaga myxococcoides genomic window:
- a CDS encoding DoxX family protein, producing the protein MTKRNKIIYWVATLWMSLGMLSGGIAQLFQVKDAVDGVVRLGYPSYFPAIIGFWKILGVIAVLIPRFPLLKEWAYAGFFFCMSGALYTHIAVGDPAKESIGPVLLIILIVVSWYFRPAERRLISSIQ; encoded by the coding sequence ATGACAAAGAGAAATAAAATTATTTATTGGGTTGCTACCCTTTGGATGTCCCTTGGAATGCTTTCTGGCGGAATTGCACAATTATTTCAGGTGAAAGACGCAGTAGACGGTGTCGTGCGTTTAGGTTATCCATCCTATTTCCCAGCTATTATTGGTTTTTGGAAAATTTTAGGCGTGATTGCAGTGCTGATTCCAAGGTTTCCATTGCTAAAAGAATGGGCATATGCAGGCTTTTTCTTTTGCATGTCTGGAGCGTTATATACACACATCGCTGTTGGAGACCCTGCAAAGGAAAGTATCGGACCTGTGTTACTAATTATTTTGATTGTAGTATCTTGGTATTTCAGACCTGCTGAAAGAAGATTAATTTCATCAATTCAATAA
- a CDS encoding DUF4256 domain-containing protein yields MANKKKLSAKESEELLSTLKVRFEKNMNRHKGIDWATVHNKLIAAAGAEKLWSLNEMEKTGGEPDVVGFDKKTGEFIFIDCSAESPKGRRSICYDHEALEARKEHKPNDSAIQMAFDMGIEILTEEEYRHLQKLGNFDTKTSSWVKTPSDIRKLGGAIFCDRRYNTVFMYHNGAESYYAARGFRGSLRV; encoded by the coding sequence ATGGCTAATAAAAAGAAATTGTCAGCAAAAGAAAGTGAAGAGTTGCTCAGTACATTAAAAGTGCGTTTTGAAAAAAACATGAATCGCCATAAAGGCATAGATTGGGCTACTGTACATAATAAACTTATTGCTGCAGCTGGCGCAGAAAAACTATGGTCCCTCAATGAAATGGAAAAAACAGGAGGTGAACCTGATGTGGTTGGATTCGATAAAAAGACTGGTGAATTTATTTTTATTGATTGTTCAGCAGAAAGCCCTAAAGGCAGAAGAAGTATATGTTATGATCACGAAGCACTGGAAGCAAGGAAAGAACATAAACCGAATGACAGTGCAATTCAGATGGCATTTGACATGGGTATTGAGATTCTGACAGAAGAGGAATACAGGCACCTTCAGAAACTTGGTAACTTTGATACTAAAACTTCCAGCTGGGTGAAAACTCCTTCAGATATAAGAAAATTAGGTGGTGCAATCTTTTGTGATAGACGCTATAATACTGTTTTTATGTATCATAATGGCGCGGAGTCTTACTATGCAGCCAGAGGATTCAGAGGTTCTCTGAGAGTTTAG
- a CDS encoding YdeI/OmpD-associated family protein: MNPKVDFYFDKAQKWQEEIGQLRKIVLGCGLSEELKWGSPCYVSEKRNIVLIHVFKDYCALLFFKGALLKDNKGILIQQTANVQAARQVRFSNIKEILKLEKALKSYIYEAAEIEKAGLKVALKKTSDYSIPEEFQKKLDKMKPLKTAFEALTPGRQRAYLFYFSQPKQAKTRESRVEKCIQQILDGKGLTD; encoded by the coding sequence ATGAATCCCAAGGTTGACTTTTATTTTGATAAAGCCCAAAAATGGCAGGAAGAAATCGGGCAATTGAGGAAGATTGTTCTTGGCTGCGGGCTTTCTGAAGAATTGAAGTGGGGTTCTCCTTGTTATGTTTCTGAGAAAAGAAACATTGTTTTAATACATGTATTTAAAGACTATTGTGCACTTTTGTTTTTTAAAGGCGCACTCTTAAAGGATAACAAAGGCATTCTGATCCAACAAACAGCAAATGTTCAGGCTGCAAGGCAGGTTCGGTTTTCTAATATTAAAGAAATATTGAAGTTGGAAAAGGCATTGAAGTCTTATATTTACGAAGCTGCTGAAATTGAAAAAGCTGGTTTGAAAGTAGCATTGAAAAAGACCTCTGATTATTCTATACCTGAAGAGTTCCAAAAGAAACTGGATAAAATGAAGCCTTTAAAAACTGCATTTGAAGCATTGACTCCTGGGCGACAAAGGGCATATTTGTTTTATTTTTCTCAACCCAAGCAAGCCAAGACACGTGAATCAAGAGTTGAAAAATGTATTCAACAAATACTCGATGGAAAGGGGTTAACTGATTAG